The nucleotide sequence AACTATAGGAAGCAAATCTCTTTGCACCCCTTCTTTGCTTGGATCTTGGCGGTTTGAATTGGAGCTTGAAACTGCTACTTTATCTATCTCATCGATAAAAATAATCCCTTCATTTTCTGCTCTTCTTAAAGCCTCGCCTTTAATACTTTCCATATCAAGAATTTTCTCACTTGCTTCTTGAGCTAGAGCTATTCTTGCATCTTTTACTTTCATTTCTTTTTTAACTTTTTTATTACCCACACCAATAACTTTTACTATATCTTGCATAGCACCCATTTCAGGTGGTAAATTTGGATTAGCATCAAACACGCTTTGTGAAATTTCAACTTCTATTGTACTATCATCTAAATCACCAGCTTTTAATTTCACGCGCATTTTTTCTAAAGAATTTTGATACTCTTCTTGTTTTTCTTCGCTAACACCCTTTGGTAAAGGCGGTAAAAGTTTTTCTAAAATCTTATTTTCTATAAATTCATTAATCTTTTCTTTATTTTTTTCTTTTTCTTCATTTTTTACCAAATTTAAAGCAGCATTAGCTAAATCTCTAACCATGCTTTCTACATCACGCCCAACAAAACCAACTTCAGTATATTTACTTGCTTCAACTTTTACAAAAGGAAGCCCCATCATCTTAGCAAGGCGTCTTGCAATCTCTGTTTTACCAACTCCAGTTGATCCTATCATTAAAATATTTTTTGGCATGATATCATCTTGAAGTTCAGGACTAAGCTGCATTCT is from Campylobacter sp. CNRCH_2014_0184h and encodes:
- the hslU gene encoding ATP-dependent protease ATPase subunit HslU is translated as MNLTPKEIVKFLDDYVIGQKNAKKIIAIALRNRYRRMQLSPELQDDIMPKNILMIGSTGVGKTEIARRLAKMMGLPFVKVEASKYTEVGFVGRDVESMVRDLANAALNLVKNEEKEKNKEKINEFIENKILEKLLPPLPKGVSEEKQEEYQNSLEKMRVKLKAGDLDDSTIEVEISQSVFDANPNLPPEMGAMQDIVKVIGVGNKKVKKEMKVKDARIALAQEASEKILDMESIKGEALRRAENEGIIFIDEIDKVAVSSSNSNRQDPSKEGVQRDLLPIVEGSTIQTKFGPLKTDHILFIAAGAFHLSKPSDLIPELQGRFPLRVELDSLDEDALYAILTRPKNSLLTQYIELLKTENVELVFEDEAIREIAKIASKANEEMQDIGARRLHTVVEKLLEDISFEADEYAGKVYKIDDFKVQVKLGDIIENKDLARYIL